From a region of the Actinopolymorpha singaporensis genome:
- the rpmI gene encoding 50S ribosomal protein L35, with product MPKMKTHSGAKKRFRVTGSGKLIHKKANRGHIMEKKNSKRARRLAAPSEIAPADAKKVKRLLGI from the coding sequence ATGCCGAAGATGAAGACCCACAGCGGGGCCAAGAAGCGCTTCCGTGTCACCGGGTCCGGGAAGCTCATCCACAAGAAGGCCAACCGGGGTCACATCATGGAGAAGAAGAACTCCAAGCGTGCCCGTCGCCTGGCCGCTCCGAGCGAGATCGCCCCGGCCGACGCCAAGAAGGTCAAGCGGCTGCTCGGGATCTGA